Proteins encoded in a region of the Clostridium beijerinckii genome:
- a CDS encoding DNA gyrase/topoisomerase IV subunit B: MELKNTNAYDVTDLTSLEKLEPVRIRPGMYIGSTGSKGLHHCIWEIIDNSIDEIANGYGNKVTITLNEDKSVTVLDNGRGIPTGIHPIKKKSGVEMVFTELHTGGKFDNKNYKTSGGLHGVGAAVVNALSEWLEVEVYQNGNIYRQRFEYAFDKELKREMPGTAVGSLKVIGKTDKVGTKITFKPDKEIFSTTDFKFDIIDSRLQELAFQNKGIRLELIDKRKGQEITKEYYSENGLLDFINYLNESKTPIHEEPIIFDGERTVGELQLYGEVCIQFTDSTTEYIASYVNNIPTTEAGTHETGFKTGMTRAFKEWSKKLGLVKEKDKEFEGDDLREGMTAIVRIKITNPIFEGQTKTKLGNNEAYTMMNDLVYTKFSEWIEDNKTLATSIINNALEAAKRRDKIKKINEAEKKKIGKGTAPLAGKVAVCTLKDKTVNEFIVVEGDSAGGSAKQARDRRFQTIMPSKGKIMNTEKQKLENVLASEELKIFNTAVGTGTLDNYREEDLKYDKIIIMSDADVDGYHIRTLWMTYIYRYMRPLIANGHLYLAQPPLYKVYRETKGKTIVKYAYSDDELENTKKQVGKGALIQRYKGLGEMNPDQLWDTTLNPESRTLLQVTIEDAAKAEKMVSLLMGDIVEPRKNYMYKYGEF, from the coding sequence ATGGAATTAAAAAATACTAATGCTTATGATGTAACAGATTTAACATCACTTGAAAAGCTAGAACCTGTAAGAATAAGACCAGGTATGTATATAGGATCTACAGGCAGTAAGGGGTTACATCACTGTATATGGGAAATAATAGATAACTCCATAGATGAAATAGCTAATGGATATGGTAATAAAGTAACTATAACATTAAATGAGGATAAAAGTGTAACAGTATTGGATAATGGAAGAGGTATACCTACAGGAATTCATCCAATCAAAAAGAAATCTGGAGTTGAAATGGTATTTACTGAACTTCATACAGGAGGAAAGTTTGATAATAAAAATTATAAAACTTCTGGAGGGCTTCATGGAGTTGGAGCAGCAGTAGTAAATGCTTTATCAGAATGGTTAGAGGTTGAAGTTTACCAAAACGGGAATATATACAGACAAAGATTTGAATATGCTTTTGATAAAGAATTAAAAAGAGAAATGCCAGGAACAGCTGTTGGCAGCTTGAAGGTGATTGGAAAAACAGATAAGGTTGGAACAAAGATCACATTTAAGCCGGATAAAGAAATCTTCTCAACTACTGATTTTAAATTTGATATAATAGATAGCCGATTACAGGAGCTGGCATTCCAAAATAAAGGGATAAGATTAGAATTAATAGATAAAAGAAAAGGACAAGAAATCACTAAAGAATATTACTCAGAAAATGGTCTTTTAGATTTTATAAATTATCTAAATGAAAGTAAAACACCAATTCATGAAGAGCCTATAATTTTTGACGGCGAAAGAACTGTTGGGGAACTTCAATTATATGGTGAAGTATGTATTCAATTTACAGATTCAACTACTGAATATATTGCAAGTTATGTGAATAACATTCCAACAACAGAAGCTGGGACTCATGAAACTGGATTTAAGACTGGAATGACAAGAGCTTTTAAAGAATGGTCTAAAAAGTTAGGATTGGTTAAGGAAAAAGATAAGGAATTTGAAGGCGATGATTTAAGAGAAGGTATGACTGCTATTGTAAGAATTAAAATCACAAATCCTATCTTTGAAGGTCAAACTAAGACTAAACTTGGAAATAATGAAGCGTATACTATGATGAATGATTTAGTGTATACTAAATTTTCTGAATGGATAGAAGATAATAAAACTTTGGCAACAAGTATAATCAATAACGCATTAGAAGCAGCTAAAAGAAGAGACAAGATTAAGAAAATAAATGAAGCAGAAAAAAAGAAAATAGGAAAAGGTACAGCACCACTTGCAGGAAAAGTTGCTGTGTGTACATTGAAAGATAAAACTGTAAATGAATTTATAGTTGTGGAAGGAGATTCAGCAGGAGGATCTGCAAAGCAAGCTAGAGATAGAAGGTTTCAAACTATAATGCCTTCAAAAGGTAAGATAATGAATACTGAAAAACAAAAACTTGAAAATGTATTGGCTTCTGAAGAATTAAAAATATTTAACACTGCTGTTGGAACAGGTACTTTGGATAACTATAGAGAAGAAGATTTAAAATATGACAAGATAATAATAATGAGTGATGCTGATGTGGATGGATATCATATTAGGACACTATGGATGACTTATATTTATAGATATATGAGGCCACTTATTGCTAATGGACATTTATACTTGGCACAGCCGCCATTGTACAAAGTATATAGAGAGACTAAAGGAAAAACTATAGTTAAGTATGCATATAGTGATGATGAACTTGAAAATACAAAGAAACAAGTTGGAAAAGGTGCGCTGATTCAAAGATATAAAGGACTAGGAGAAATGAATCCAGACCAATTGTGGGATACAACATTAAATCCAGAAAGTAGAACCCTGCTTCAAGTAACTATAGAAGATGCGGCTAAGGCAGAAAAGATGGTTTCATTACTTATGGGGGATATTGTTGAACCTAGAAAGAACTATATGTATAAATACGGAGAATTTTAA
- a CDS encoding glycosyltransferase family 2 protein — translation MGKYIFTITAFFQIFVFAITCYYLALGLIGLFRKKENKNYEPKNKFALLIAAHNEEVVIGSLIESMLKLDYPKEMYDVFVIADNCTDDTAKISKGYGVNVCERFAKDKRGKGYALEWMFAKLFAMEKQYDAIAIFDADNLVHKDFLKEINSKMQEGYKVVQGYIDSKNPDDSWIAAAYSIAFWTQNRMFQLARANIGFSNQIGGTGFAIETKTLKKLGWGATCLTEDLEFSCKLVLNGEKVGWAHDAIIYDEKPLKLKQSWTQRKRWMQGFTDVASRYFFKLVKKSIMERKFYMFDCALYVLQPFVTLLLGISAVLTLIQANTSGVNIFIINYLFSDVGFKTFAVIQFLITPLILTIDKKITKPFLVMMVLYSSNVFVVPYLTANMDNWIIAWVSGLAYNLAFLILTGILLGKKELILFFRFWLYALYTLTWIPITIQGILNKNNKEWSHTKHVRKIEICDV, via the coding sequence ATGGGAAAATACATTTTTACCATAACAGCATTTTTTCAAATTTTTGTTTTTGCAATAACATGTTACTATTTAGCTTTAGGACTTATAGGGCTTTTCAGAAAGAAAGAGAATAAGAACTATGAACCTAAAAATAAATTTGCATTGTTAATAGCAGCACATAATGAAGAAGTCGTTATTGGTAGTCTCATAGAGAGTATGCTAAAACTAGATTATCCTAAGGAAATGTATGACGTTTTCGTTATTGCAGATAATTGTACAGATGATACAGCTAAGATATCTAAAGGTTACGGGGTAAATGTTTGTGAAAGATTTGCAAAAGATAAAAGAGGAAAAGGTTATGCGTTAGAGTGGATGTTTGCAAAGTTATTTGCAATGGAAAAACAATATGATGCTATTGCTATCTTCGATGCAGATAATCTTGTACATAAAGATTTCTTAAAAGAGATTAATTCAAAGATGCAGGAAGGTTACAAAGTTGTTCAAGGATATATAGACAGTAAGAATCCAGATGATTCATGGATTGCTGCGGCTTATTCAATAGCTTTTTGGACTCAAAATAGAATGTTCCAGTTAGCTAGAGCTAATATAGGATTTTCTAATCAAATTGGTGGAACAGGATTTGCAATTGAAACTAAGACATTGAAGAAATTAGGCTGGGGTGCCACTTGTTTGACAGAGGATTTAGAATTCTCATGTAAGCTTGTACTAAATGGAGAAAAAGTTGGTTGGGCTCATGATGCGATTATATATGATGAAAAACCATTAAAGCTTAAACAATCATGGACTCAAAGAAAAAGATGGATGCAAGGTTTTACAGATGTTGCTTCAAGATATTTCTTTAAGCTTGTTAAGAAGTCAATAATGGAAAGAAAGTTTTATATGTTTGACTGCGCACTATACGTATTGCAGCCTTTTGTAACGTTATTACTTGGTATTTCAGCAGTTTTGACTTTAATACAGGCAAATACTTCAGGCGTAAATATATTTATTATAAATTATTTGTTTAGTGATGTTGGATTTAAGACATTTGCGGTCATTCAATTTTTGATTACTCCGCTAATATTAACAATTGATAAAAAAATTACAAAACCATTCTTAGTTATGATGGTATTATATTCTAGTAATGTTTTCGTAGTTCCTTATTTAACAGCTAATATGGATAATTGGATTATTGCTTGGGTGAGTGGCTTAGCTTATAACTTAGCATTCTTGATATTAACAGGAATATTACTAGGAAAGAAAGAATTAATTTTATTCTTTAGATTCTGGTTATATGCGTTATATACATTAACATGGATACCAATTACAATTCAAGGTATATTAAATAAGAATAATAAAGAGTGGAGTCATACTAAGCATGTTAGAAAGATAGAAATATGTGATGTGTAA
- a CDS encoding rhomboid family intramembrane serine protease: MNNFKEEFYKILVNAENFYMKQYYSDFHKREIFLAIKELSNGVYCVLISEDENENIDFLEAFEYIKTLGKDFSLNMIVLSKGEYTNINNTVMVNKLIVDKENYTVIKCDESCLPLKKILELYINKSKVKNIDNKREFFRYKIPTMILILINVIIFIIMQIDIYNIKHSLGSSQLLSEEMINAINNSVLVTFGAKYNALINNGEVWRLLTCAFLHSSIIHIAFNMYSLYIVGPQIQQIYGAKKYLVIYITSCITASILSYLASPYTISVGASGGIFGLLGALLAFAIMERHRLQKKYISSLLQIILINLFIGLSVKNIDNYAHIGGLIGGALIGYVSYKILNKQLKN, translated from the coding sequence ATGAATAACTTTAAAGAAGAATTTTATAAAATTTTAGTAAATGCAGAGAATTTCTATATGAAACAATATTATAGTGATTTTCATAAAAGAGAAATATTTCTTGCAATTAAAGAATTATCAAATGGAGTATACTGTGTTTTGATAAGCGAGGATGAAAATGAAAATATAGACTTTTTAGAAGCTTTTGAATATATAAAAACCTTAGGAAAAGACTTTTCTCTAAATATGATAGTTTTATCTAAAGGGGAATATACAAATATAAATAATACAGTTATGGTAAATAAACTTATCGTGGATAAAGAAAATTATACAGTTATTAAGTGTGATGAATCATGTCTGCCCTTAAAAAAAATACTTGAACTGTATATAAATAAAAGTAAAGTGAAAAATATTGATAATAAGAGAGAATTTTTTAGATATAAAATTCCAACTATGATTTTAATATTGATAAATGTAATAATATTTATAATAATGCAAATTGATATTTATAATATTAAACATTCATTAGGTTCATCTCAGTTGTTATCAGAGGAAATGATAAATGCAATAAATAATTCAGTACTAGTGACCTTTGGAGCTAAATATAATGCACTTATAAATAATGGAGAAGTATGGCGGTTATTAACTTGTGCTTTTTTACATTCTAGCATTATACATATAGCATTTAATATGTATTCTTTATATATAGTAGGTCCGCAAATCCAGCAGATTTATGGGGCTAAAAAGTATCTAGTTATTTACATCACTTCTTGTATAACAGCATCAATATTAAGTTATCTAGCAAGTCCATATACTATATCAGTAGGAGCATCAGGTGGCATATTTGGTCTTTTGGGAGCTTTGTTAGCTTTTGCAATTATGGAAAGACATAGATTGCAGAAAAAATATATATCTAGCTTACTACAGATAATACTTATAAATTTATTTATAGGATTAAGTGTGAAAAATATTGATAATTATGCACACATAGGTGGACTTATTGGAGGAGCATTGATTGGATATGTCTCTTACAAAATATTAAATAAACAGTTGAAGAATTAG
- the pepF gene encoding oligoendopeptidase F: MSDLKKREEIEDKFKWKVDKIYKNIEDWEKEFEDVKNEAVKLKDFSGKLVNGEAILDYLKFNEKVSRKAENLFIYAHLKCDEDTSNTTYQSLMSKVDIYMAELASYTAFFVPEILSLDDSFIKSEINRLDELKQFEFLIEDILKEKPHILSKEMEELLAAASDCLDAPSAIHNILTNADMTFGKIEDEDGNEVELTEGNYSSFIRGKNREVRKAAFERLFGEYDKLKNTLATSLSASIKTFNFSSRVRKYNNALEASLKPNNIPLEVYKNAIKVINNNLDSLHRYVKIKKKLLGLDEIHMYDLYVPVIEIPKERIEFNDGVNIVLKALNPLGTEYLDIFKSGVNDGWIDIYENKGKRGGAYSWGGYDTMPYVLLNYNNELGDVSTLAHEMGHSIHSYYSRKEQPYYYANYTLFCAEVASTTNESLLIHYLIENEKDEKKKLYLINQELEQIRTTVFRQLMFAEFELYTHETLEKGIPLTAEDYNKAWHDLNVKYFGNEIVIDKEVDVEWSRIPHFYSDFYVYQYATGYAAASAFSKAILDGKENAVEKYKGFLKSGGSDYPINILRNAGVDMTTDLPIEATIKRFNELLDMIDN; this comes from the coding sequence ATGAGTGATTTAAAGAAAAGAGAAGAAATTGAAGATAAGTTTAAGTGGAAGGTTGATAAGATTTATAAAAATATAGAGGATTGGGAAAAGGAATTTGAAGATGTAAAAAATGAAGCAGTTAAATTAAAAGATTTCTCAGGAAAACTTGTGAATGGAGAAGCAATACTAGATTATTTAAAATTTAATGAAAAAGTATCTAGGAAGGCAGAAAATTTATTTATTTATGCTCATTTAAAGTGTGATGAAGATACTTCAAATACTACTTATCAAAGTTTAATGAGTAAAGTTGATATATACATGGCAGAGCTTGCAAGTTACACAGCATTCTTTGTACCGGAAATTTTGAGTTTAGATGATAGCTTTATTAAAAGCGAAATAAACAGATTAGATGAATTAAAACAATTTGAATTCTTAATCGAAGATATATTAAAAGAAAAGCCACACATATTATCTAAAGAGATGGAAGAATTGTTAGCAGCGGCATCAGATTGCTTGGATGCTCCTTCAGCAATACACAATATATTAACTAATGCAGATATGACATTTGGGAAAATAGAAGATGAAGATGGTAATGAAGTTGAATTAACAGAAGGAAACTATTCTTCATTCATAAGAGGTAAAAATAGAGAGGTAAGAAAAGCAGCATTTGAAAGATTATTTGGGGAATATGATAAGTTGAAAAATACTCTAGCAACGTCTCTAAGTGCATCAATAAAAACTTTCAATTTTAGCAGTAGAGTTAGAAAATATAATAATGCATTGGAAGCATCATTGAAACCTAATAATATTCCTTTAGAAGTTTACAAAAATGCAATTAAAGTAATAAATAATAATTTAGATTCACTTCATAGATATGTGAAAATTAAGAAAAAACTATTAGGATTAGATGAAATTCATATGTATGATTTATATGTTCCAGTCATTGAAATTCCAAAAGAAAGAATTGAGTTTAATGATGGAGTAAATATAGTATTAAAAGCATTAAATCCTTTAGGAACAGAGTATTTAGATATCTTTAAAAGCGGAGTTAATGATGGTTGGATAGATATATATGAAAACAAAGGAAAAAGAGGAGGAGCATATTCTTGGGGTGGATATGATACTATGCCTTATGTTTTATTAAATTATAATAATGAGCTAGGAGATGTTTCAACTTTAGCACATGAAATGGGCCATTCAATTCATTCATATTATTCAAGAAAAGAGCAGCCATATTACTATGCAAATTATACATTATTCTGCGCAGAAGTTGCATCCACAACAAATGAATCATTACTTATTCACTATCTAATTGAAAATGAAAAGGATGAAAAGAAAAAATTATATTTAATAAATCAAGAATTGGAACAAATAAGAACAACTGTATTTAGACAACTGATGTTTGCAGAATTTGAGTTATATACACATGAGACTCTAGAAAAAGGAATACCATTAACAGCGGAAGATTACAATAAAGCTTGGCATGATCTAAATGTTAAGTACTTTGGAAATGAAATTGTTATAGATAAAGAAGTAGATGTCGAATGGTCAAGAATTCCTCATTTTTATTCAGATTTCTATGTTTATCAATACGCTACAGGTTACGCAGCAGCATCAGCTTTTTCTAAGGCTATCTTAGATGGTAAAGAAAATGCGGTAGAAAAATATAAAGGTTTCTTAAAATCTGGTGGAAGTGATTATCCAATAAATATTTTAAGAAATGCAGGAGTAGATATGACAACAGATTTACCAATAGAAGCTACAATAAAGAGATTCAATGAGCTTTTAGATATGATAGATAACTAG
- a CDS encoding DUF6762 family protein, with the protein MDFSSLVLIEKDKETGFIKKELGSFEVNEGALFVKKLYVLDDIVYMYFDTNKNVEEWEYSAIYDLFNNEAFTEKGYEIEEDLEEYNPTYIIKFNYVDDYDVMKGKIQEVVSIIDNEMNAVFEAIKGKESEYTE; encoded by the coding sequence ATGGATTTTTCAAGTTTAGTATTAATAGAAAAAGATAAAGAAACAGGATTTATAAAGAAAGAACTAGGAAGTTTTGAAGTAAATGAAGGTGCATTGTTTGTAAAAAAGCTTTATGTGTTGGATGATATTGTATATATGTATTTCGATACAAATAAAAATGTTGAAGAATGGGAATACTCAGCAATATATGATTTATTTAATAACGAAGCATTTACTGAAAAAGGATATGAAATTGAAGAGGATTTAGAAGAATACAATCCTACATATATAATAAAATTTAATTATGTAGATGACTATGATGTAATGAAAGGGAAGATACAAGAAGTGGTATCTATAATAGATAATGAGATGAATGCAGTATTTGAAGCTATTAAGGGAAAAGAATCTGAATATACTGAGTAG
- the dltC gene encoding D-alanine--poly(phosphoribitol) ligase subunit DltC has translation MKDKVLEIFTEVTGNDEIAEDFDLDLFEAGLLDSLAIIEVLIQIEEKLGIKLQPTDLEREDMSTVNKLAAFLETR, from the coding sequence ATGAAAGATAAAGTTTTAGAAATATTTACTGAAGTTACAGGAAATGATGAAATAGCAGAAGATTTTGATTTAGATCTTTTTGAAGCTGGGCTATTAGATTCCCTAGCAATAATTGAAGTTTTAATTCAAATAGAAGAAAAGCTAGGAATCAAATTACAACCTACAGATTTAGAAAGAGAAGATATGTCAACTGTTAATAAGTTGGCTGCGTTCTTAGAAACTAGATAA
- the dltB gene encoding D-alanyl-lipoteichoic acid biosynthesis protein DltB, whose translation MKLTQYGDYFYLYILLLTFIPAIVLGLNGIKSKYYGIIASAVMIYLIMGKSLGLALFSMFLVGEIFVIYLYLFVRKKTDNKYLYWLFLFASMIPLILTKVAGVTHYASYIGFIGLSYLNFKAIQVVIEIYDGRITQINFMTFIHFITFFPTLSSGPIDRWKRFEDDLNKKVEKNIYLEEYLIPGLKKIFIAIAYKFILAYLIDTYWLLKIPSGITILNSVNYMYAYTMYLFFDFAGYSLFAVGSSYIFGIKTPDNFNKPFLSKDMKEFWTRWHISLSRWFGDYIFSRFVLNSMRKKRFKNRFVASHVAQIITMFIMGLWHGLTAYYIIYGLYQGIALVLTDIYQRKSGFYKKHKKEKWFNYAQVLVTFHIVCFGMLIFSGYLFK comes from the coding sequence ATGAAGTTGACACAATACGGAGATTACTTTTACTTATATATCTTGCTATTAACATTTATTCCTGCCATAGTTTTAGGGCTAAATGGGATTAAATCAAAATATTATGGAATAATTGCTTCGGCTGTAATGATATATTTGATCATGGGAAAAAGTTTAGGATTAGCTTTATTTTCAATGTTTTTAGTTGGCGAAATTTTTGTTATATACTTATATTTGTTTGTTAGAAAGAAAACAGATAACAAATATTTATATTGGTTATTCTTATTTGCATCAATGATTCCGCTTATATTAACTAAAGTAGCAGGGGTTACACATTATGCTTCATACATTGGGTTTATTGGTTTATCATATCTAAATTTTAAGGCGATACAAGTAGTAATAGAAATTTATGATGGTAGAATAACTCAAATAAATTTTATGACATTTATTCATTTTATAACATTTTTTCCGACCCTAAGTTCTGGACCTATAGACAGATGGAAAAGATTTGAGGATGATTTAAATAAAAAAGTGGAAAAGAATATATATTTAGAAGAATATTTAATTCCAGGTCTGAAAAAGATATTTATTGCAATTGCTTATAAATTTATACTAGCATATTTAATTGATACATATTGGTTGTTAAAAATACCTTCAGGTATTACAATATTAAATAGTGTAAATTATATGTATGCTTACACGATGTATTTATTTTTTGATTTTGCAGGATACAGCTTATTTGCAGTTGGATCAAGCTATATCTTTGGAATCAAAACACCAGATAACTTTAATAAACCTTTCTTAAGTAAGGATATGAAAGAATTTTGGACAAGATGGCATATATCTTTATCAAGATGGTTTGGAGATTACATTTTCTCAAGATTTGTGTTAAATTCTATGAGGAAAAAGAGATTTAAGAATAGGTTTGTTGCGTCTCATGTGGCTCAAATTATTACTATGTTTATAATGGGACTATGGCATGGACTAACTGCATACTATATAATTTATGGATTATATCAAGGAATTGCATTAGTTTTAACTGATATCTATCAGAGAAAATCAGGCTTTTATAAGAAACATAAAAAAGAGAAATGGTTCAATTATGCTCAGGTATTAGTAACATTTCATATAGTATGTTTTGGTATGCTGATATTTTCAGGATATTTATTCAAATAG
- the dltA gene encoding D-alanine--poly(phosphoribitol) ligase subunit DltA has translation MKILEGIKKYSNSNRIALKCDGNVMTYAELDTISECIAAFLLREFKDDRTPIIIYGNKENLMMAVMMAALKSGRAYIPIDISYPKERVEAIISEVHPKVLIDFSKESNFESIRILKDKDIEEIVKEYKDVKVEKENWVKEDENAYILFTSGSTGKPKGVQISSNNLDNFVEWIAEYLNLDEKEEVFMNQAAYSFDLSVTSIYPGLCYGKTLHGFSKETLSNLKNMFDDMRQSDINIWVSTPSFAGMCVAEKDFNSTMLQNLKAMIFVGEVLPKPLCEELINRFPGTRVVNGYGPTEATVAVSANDMSKELLLEEGSLPIGYPMKTSVVKIVDDEGKVLGDGEKGEIVIVGPSVSKGYFNNEQVTAKAFFYDDYNGSKCRAYRTGDLGYYVNGNLYYCGRKDFQIKLNGFRIEIEDIENNLVKVSNIKNAAVVPIEKDGKIAYLTAFIELKEDNGLSGLKNGIMIKKELANLIPSYMVPRNIKIVKQFPTNVNGKIDRKKLLEEV, from the coding sequence ATGAAGATTTTAGAAGGCATAAAAAAATACTCAAATAGTAATAGAATCGCATTAAAATGTGATGGAAATGTTATGACATATGCAGAATTAGATACAATATCAGAATGCATAGCAGCTTTTTTATTAAGGGAATTTAAAGACGATAGAACGCCTATTATTATATATGGTAATAAGGAAAATTTAATGATGGCAGTTATGATGGCTGCTTTAAAGTCAGGAAGAGCTTATATACCAATAGATATTAGTTATCCCAAAGAGAGAGTGGAGGCAATTATCAGTGAGGTTCATCCAAAGGTTCTTATTGATTTTAGCAAAGAAAGCAATTTTGAAAGTATAAGGATCCTAAAAGATAAAGATATTGAAGAAATAGTAAAAGAATATAAAGATGTTAAAGTAGAAAAAGAAAATTGGGTAAAAGAAGATGAAAATGCATACATATTATTCACTTCTGGAAGCACTGGAAAGCCAAAAGGTGTTCAAATAAGCAGTAACAATTTAGATAATTTTGTTGAGTGGATTGCAGAATATTTAAATTTAGATGAAAAAGAAGAAGTATTCATGAATCAGGCTGCATATTCTTTTGATTTATCTGTAACATCAATTTACCCAGGGTTATGTTATGGGAAAACATTACATGGATTTTCAAAAGAAACACTTTCAAACTTAAAGAATATGTTTGATGACATGAGACAATCTGATATTAATATATGGGTATCAACTCCTTCGTTTGCAGGAATGTGTGTTGCAGAAAAAGACTTTAATTCTACAATGCTTCAGAATTTAAAAGCAATGATCTTTGTAGGGGAGGTATTACCAAAACCATTATGCGAGGAACTTATAAATAGATTCCCAGGAACAAGAGTGGTAAATGGATATGGTCCAACAGAGGCAACTGTAGCAGTTTCAGCTAATGATATGAGCAAAGAATTATTGTTGGAAGAAGGAAGCTTGCCTATTGGATATCCAATGAAAACATCAGTTGTAAAGATTGTTGATGATGAAGGCAAAGTGTTAGGTGATGGAGAAAAAGGAGAAATAGTAATTGTAGGTCCTAGTGTAAGCAAAGGATACTTTAATAATGAACAAGTTACTGCAAAAGCATTTTTCTATGATGATTATAATGGATCTAAATGTAGAGCATATAGAACAGGAGATTTAGGCTATTATGTAAATGGAAATCTATATTATTGCGGAAGAAAGGATTTCCAAATAAAGCTTAATGGTTTTAGAATAGAAATAGAAGATATAGAAAATAACTTAGTTAAAGTTAGTAATATAAAAAATGCAGCTGTTGTTCCGATAGAGAAAGATGGAAAAATTGCATATTTAACTGCGTTTATTGAGTTAAAAGAAGACAATGGCTTAAGTGGATTAAAAAATGGAATAATGATAAAAAAAGAGTTGGCAAATTTGATTCCTTCATATATGGTACCTAGAAATATAAAAATTGTTAAGCAATTTCCGACTAATGTAAATGGAAAGATTGATAGGAAAAAACTATTGGAGGAAGTATAA
- the dltD gene encoding D-alanyl-lipoteichoic acid biosynthesis protein DltD — protein MKKKLIYMLFPIITAVVTVMLLNIFLDKEIGAMLKSKDLTEINIEYGSSYKDRGLVYNEFVTNNNYQILEGSSELGAPVSQLATTFFPVEGMDTIVTNGRAYCQNLTQISNLGSQNTQSKPNVAFIISLQWFMSDHGVDGTDFQANFAPVQFYKFLSNKEISEEHKKTYAARVDKLLSGSSQYIPEKLYAKLYINDNLISKISSVIFKPYFVARENIVELKDKGLLYRRLKKLPEKSEKQLRTVDWNEEHKKAEEEAKKQVTNNEFYVYDTYYDKNLKNNLQSQKDINKNVDLMNSKEFDDYELYLDTCVDLGIKPYIILAPTNGRWYDYTGMTKQSRDEFFDKVEEMAKERGFDVLNLKDQEYTPYFMCDVMHLGWKGWLEIDEQLYKRNKEK, from the coding sequence ATGAAAAAAAAGCTTATATATATGTTATTCCCTATTATTACAGCTGTAGTAACCGTTATGTTACTTAATATTTTTTTGGATAAAGAAATAGGCGCTATGTTAAAAAGCAAGGATTTAACTGAAATAAATATAGAGTATGGGAGCAGCTATAAGGATAGAGGACTCGTATATAATGAATTTGTTACAAATAATAATTATCAAATATTAGAGGGGTCATCAGAGTTAGGGGCACCAGTCTCACAATTAGCTACAACTTTTTTTCCTGTAGAAGGAATGGATACAATCGTAACTAATGGTAGAGCATATTGTCAGAACTTGACTCAGATATCTAATTTAGGAAGCCAGAATACCCAGAGTAAACCAAATGTTGCATTTATAATTTCACTTCAGTGGTTTATGAGTGACCATGGTGTTGACGGGACAGACTTTCAAGCTAATTTTGCACCAGTGCAATTTTATAAATTTTTATCAAATAAAGAAATAAGTGAAGAACATAAAAAAACATATGCAGCTAGAGTGGACAAGTTGTTATCAGGAAGCTCACAATATATACCAGAAAAGCTTTATGCAAAACTTTATATAAACGATAATTTAATATCTAAAATATCAAGTGTTATATTTAAGCCATATTTTGTTGCAAGGGAAAATATTGTTGAACTTAAAGACAAAGGTCTATTATATAGAAGGTTAAAGAAACTACCTGAAAAATCAGAAAAACAGCTAAGAACAGTTGATTGGAATGAAGAGCATAAGAAGGCCGAGGAAGAAGCAAAGAAACAAGTAACTAATAATGAGTTCTACGTATATGACACATACTATGACAAGAATTTAAAAAATAATTTACAATCTCAAAAAGATATAAATAAAAATGTTGATTTAATGAATTCAAAAGAATTTGATGACTATGAATTATATTTGGACACTTGTGTTGATCTAGGTATAAAGCCATACATAATTTTAGCACCAACTAATGGAAGATGGTATGATTACACTGGAATGACTAAGCAAAGTAGAGATGAGTTTTTCGATAAAGTGGAAGAAATGGCTAAAGAAAGAGGATTTGATGTTTTGAACTTAAAAGATCAAGAATATACGCCTTATTTTATGTGTGATGTAATGCATCTAGGATGGAAAGGATGGCTTGAAATTGATGAGCAACTTTATAAACGAAATAAAGAAAAATAG